A DNA window from Paenibacillus sp. HWE-109 contains the following coding sequences:
- a CDS encoding alpha-L-fucosidase: protein MKPFKKVLALSTSIVLSCSLLAPLGAHAATTYQPTWESVDQHRAAPEWFQDAKFGIYYHWGVFSVPAYVNEWYPRNMYVQNGKEYNNHVSLYGTPSSWPYHNFINGAQDKNGNWVEFAPKLKSAGGQFDPNEWAQLFVDAGAKFAGPVAEHHDGYSMWDSSVNEWNSVDKGPHLDLLGTFATAIRNKNLKLLTALHHAYNSNGYFQYAPAQSDPSLMKLYGQLPKLQEDQLWYDKLKEVIDTYQPDILWQDFALTKIDEAQRLKFLSYYYNKAIDWGKEVVATYKTSGGFNLKGEVVDYERGGPADLTSNYWLTDDSVGGWSYTPGMSYYSAPALLHSLIDRVSKNGNLLLNIAPMADGTIPQEQKNILLGMGDWLKRFGESIYSTRAWTEYGEGPTQLGGALHSKPVVGTETDIRFTRNKNNNTLYAIVLRWPGNGANLNISTLNSNQINLNTLSKVQLLGDTAGTYINLPNRVQNQEGLKITMPASKPFTASAYVVKLTFTGNIPDLHQVSGPTFYKHVQYEGNRIPLSLGNYTKSSLQAAGIEDNSISSILVPSGYKVTAYADDNYGGTSWTFASNNNNLKDTSNNDLITSLKISLDSNAYFKLANRTTDLVLDGGGSVASGSNVRENVWNSSNDSQWKFVDLGTGYFQILNRTNGLALDGAGTGAAPGTNTKETTWAGSENQQWQLTDLGDGFYTIANRANGLVLTSSGNFKGEFIPPVYVSRLLTWEGSSHQQWKVVKVN from the coding sequence ATGAAGCCATTTAAGAAGGTATTGGCCTTATCAACCTCAATTGTATTATCCTGCAGTTTACTCGCGCCATTAGGAGCTCATGCAGCAACCACTTATCAGCCCACATGGGAATCTGTTGATCAGCATAGGGCCGCCCCGGAATGGTTTCAAGATGCTAAGTTTGGCATCTACTATCATTGGGGCGTGTTCAGCGTCCCTGCCTATGTTAATGAATGGTATCCCCGTAATATGTACGTACAAAATGGTAAAGAATACAACAATCATGTTAGTTTGTACGGAACCCCATCTTCGTGGCCTTATCACAATTTTATCAATGGCGCACAGGATAAGAATGGGAATTGGGTTGAGTTCGCTCCCAAGTTGAAATCAGCTGGAGGTCAATTTGATCCTAACGAATGGGCGCAATTGTTCGTTGACGCGGGAGCAAAGTTTGCTGGTCCTGTTGCTGAACATCACGATGGTTATTCGATGTGGGATAGTTCTGTAAATGAATGGAATTCGGTGGACAAGGGACCCCACTTGGATCTCCTTGGAACCTTTGCAACCGCTATCCGCAACAAGAATTTGAAGCTGTTGACAGCGTTGCATCATGCTTATAACAGCAACGGTTACTTTCAATACGCTCCCGCACAATCCGACCCAAGTTTGATGAAACTATACGGTCAACTGCCGAAATTGCAGGAGGATCAACTGTGGTACGATAAACTGAAAGAAGTTATCGATACTTATCAGCCTGATATTCTTTGGCAGGATTTTGCCTTGACGAAGATTGATGAAGCGCAGCGTCTCAAGTTCCTATCGTACTACTATAACAAAGCAATTGACTGGGGCAAAGAAGTTGTCGCAACCTATAAAACGAGCGGCGGATTCAACTTGAAAGGTGAAGTTGTCGACTATGAAAGAGGCGGGCCGGCAGATTTAACTTCTAATTACTGGTTAACAGACGATAGCGTCGGCGGTTGGAGTTATACGCCTGGCATGAGCTACTATTCGGCACCTGCTTTGCTTCACTCTCTCATCGATCGTGTAAGTAAAAATGGCAACTTGCTGCTTAATATTGCACCGATGGCAGACGGAACAATTCCACAGGAGCAAAAAAATATTTTGCTTGGGATGGGGGATTGGTTGAAACGGTTTGGAGAAAGCATTTACTCGACGCGCGCATGGACGGAGTATGGCGAAGGTCCAACGCAGCTTGGCGGAGCGCTTCATTCAAAGCCCGTTGTTGGGACGGAAACGGATATTCGTTTCACTCGAAACAAAAACAACAACACGTTATATGCCATCGTTCTGAGATGGCCGGGGAATGGCGCTAATTTGAACATAAGCACACTTAATTCTAATCAGATTAATTTGAACACGCTTTCAAAAGTGCAATTGCTAGGAGATACCGCTGGTACCTATATTAATTTGCCTAATAGAGTCCAAAATCAGGAAGGTTTGAAAATTACGATGCCGGCAAGCAAGCCATTCACTGCAAGCGCCTATGTGGTAAAACTAACGTTCACAGGAAATATTCCAGATTTGCATCAGGTGTCGGGTCCAACTTTTTACAAGCATGTGCAATATGAAGGTAATCGAATTCCTCTCTCTTTGGGCAACTACACAAAATCAAGTTTGCAAGCAGCCGGAATTGAAGATAATAGCATTTCCTCTATCCTAGTGCCGTCAGGTTACAAGGTAACAGCCTACGCAGACGACAATTACGGCGGGACTTCCTGGACTTTTGCAAGCAACAATAACAATCTCAAAGACACTAGCAATAACGATTTGATTACTTCGCTCAAGATATCCTTAGATTCAAATGCATACTTCAAACTTGCGAATCGCACGACAGATCTGGTGCTCGATGGAGGAGGGAGTGTGGCTTCAGGTTCGAATGTGAGGGAAAATGTGTGGAACAGCAGTAATGATTCTCAATGGAAGTTCGTCGATCTCGGTACGGGCTATTTCCAGATTCTTAACCGGACAAATGGTCTGGCACTGGACGGTGCAGGTACCGGGGCGGCACCAGGCACGAATACGAAAGAAACCACGTGGGCAGGCAGCGAGAATCAACAGTGGCAATTGACGGATCTAGGAGACGGATTCTATACAATTGCTAATCGCGCCAATGGTTTAGTCCTAACAAGCAGTGGCAACTTTAAAGGGGAGTTTATCCCTCCCGTATATGTAAGCAGGCTCTTGACTTGGGAGGGGAGTTCACATCAGCAGTGGAAGGTCGTGAAAGTCAATTAA